AGTTATCGGGGCGCATTCCATTTCCCACCGTCCAAAAGGCGCTGTCGATTACCAAGACCTCATCCGCATGGTACCGATAGGGCAGGCCAAAATCCAAGTTCCAGATATTGAGAACTAGAGACAAGAGGACGAGACTGCCTACGGCCCACGCTGTGTGAGCGCGCTTGGACACAGCCATCTCGGAAGGAATACTGGAATTCATGGTTTGGGCCGCAACAGGACTTGTGGACTGTTTGGCTCAAGCCCCAAAACTTCCTGAACCAAATACAGCGGCCTTCTCTTGATCTCCTCGAACATGCGGCCCAGGTATTCGCCGATAATACCCAGGAAGGTCAGTTGGCATCCGCTGAAAAAGAGGATCGCCACCATGAGCGAGGCATAGCCCGGCACATCAATGCCGAACAGCAAGGTGCGGATGATCAGGAACCCCGCGTAAAGGAAAGCAAAAATCGCCGTGATCACCCCGACATAGGTGGAAATCTGCAAAGGAACATAACTGAATGAGGTAATGCCTTCAATGGCAAAATTCAAAAGCCGCCAGTAATTCCATTTGGTTTCGCCTGCGGCACGGGGCGCGCGCTCGTAGGGAATTCCCACCTGGTTAAAGCCCACCCAGGTGAAGACCCCTTTCATGAAGCGGTTTTCCTCCCGCAGCAAGCGCAGCGCTTGCACAGTGCGGCGGGACATCAGCCTGAAATCCCCGGTATCCTCCGGGATTTGGGTCCGGGAAAATTGGTTCATGATCCGGTAGAAAAGCCCGGCCGTCAGTTTTTTAAGGGCTGTTTCCCCTTCCCGCAGAGTCCGCGTCGCGTAAACCGTGTCATAGCCCTCCCGCCACTTGGCAAGCATCTCGGTGATGAGTTCCGGCGGATCCTGAAGGTCGGCGTCGGTCACGACCACCACCTCGCCTGAAGCAAAATCCAGGCCCGCGCTCATTGCAATCTCTTTGCCGAAATTCCGGCTTAAATCGACGAGTTTGACCCGGGCATCCTTTTGGTGCAAAGCCCGCACTTTGGCAGCGGTGCTGTCCCGGCTGCCGTCGTTGACCACGAGGATTTCATAATCCGGACTAATGGACTCCAGCACACGCGCAGTGCGCTCATAGAACTGTTCAATCACTGCCTCTTCGTTATAGGCGGCCACAACGACTGAAATGAAGACGGACATGGTTGGTTTCCCGGGGTAGGGCTGTCAGGCGCTTAGAGCGCCAAAGGTCCACAGCTTGTTGACGACAAAGGTCCACCCAAAGACCAGAACTGTGGCGAGGATTTGGGCGCTCAAGAAATGGAGCCTAAGGACTTCCAGGCCCCATCCCATGATCCCTGTGTTGAGCAGCAAGCCGCTCAGCGCCACCATAAAAAAACGGCCGCCCGCGACCTGATGAGAAAGCTTACTCCGGAACGTTACCCGGTAATTCAGATGATAATTCGCGACCCCGCCCGCCACAAAACCGCACACAGACGCCCAGAGAGGGTGCACAGACGCTAGAGTGACTAGACATAAAAATACACCATAATGCGCAGCTGTGCCAACTGCGCCGGAGGCCAGGTAGGTTAAAAGTTGTTTTTTCCACATGATTTGGGTCCTATTTCCTTTGAGCTGGGCTGGATCGGTAAACCAATAGGCTATCCAAAAGCAGTTTTGGTGCCACGAAAAAAAGGGGCAGCATCCGGTGCCGCCCCTTTTTTTTGTTTGCTGATTTTCGTTGGGTTAAGCTAAGTCCCGATCTCCCAGCTGGAAAGATACTTCTTCTGGTCTGCGGTGAGCTTATCGATCTTCACGCCCATGGACTTGAGTTTGAGCCGGGCTATTTCGTCATCAATTGAGGCCGGCACCAGATGCACGGACTTGCTCAAGGAGCCCTTTGACTTAATCAGGTACTCTGCGGAAAGGGCCTGGTTCGCAAAGCTCATGTCCATGACCGCTGCCGGGTGCCCCTCAGCCGCTGCCAGATTCACCAGCCTGCCGCTGCCCAGCACACAGATCTCCCGGCCGTCCTTGGTGGTGTACACATCAATATGCTCGCGCACCACGGACATGCTCTTGGAGATTTTCTTCAGCCCCTTGAGGTCGATCTCAATATCAAAATGGCCGGAGTTGGCCAGGATCGCGCCGTCCTTCATCTTCACAAAATGCTCTTCGCGGAGGACGTGCATGTTCCCGGTCAGCGTCACA
This DNA window, taken from Candidatus Omnitrophota bacterium, encodes the following:
- a CDS encoding glycosyltransferase family 2 protein; its protein translation is MSVFISVVVAAYNEEAVIEQFYERTARVLESISPDYEILVVNDGSRDSTAAKVRALHQKDARVKLVDLSRNFGKEIAMSAGLDFASGEVVVVTDADLQDPPELITEMLAKWREGYDTVYATRTLREGETALKKLTAGLFYRIMNQFSRTQIPEDTGDFRLMSRRTVQALRLLREENRFMKGVFTWVGFNQVGIPYERAPRAAGETKWNYWRLLNFAIEGITSFSYVPLQISTYVGVITAIFAFLYAGFLIIRTLLFGIDVPGYASLMVAILFFSGCQLTFLGIIGEYLGRMFEEIKRRPLYLVQEVLGLEPNSPQVLLRPKP
- a CDS encoding GtrA family protein, which encodes MWKKQLLTYLASGAVGTAAHYGVFLCLVTLASVHPLWASVCGFVAGGVANYHLNYRVTFRSKLSHQVAGGRFFMVALSGLLLNTGIMGWGLEVLRLHFLSAQILATVLVFGWTFVVNKLWTFGALSA